A window of Panicum virgatum strain AP13 chromosome 8K, P.virgatum_v5, whole genome shotgun sequence contains these coding sequences:
- the LOC120644374 gene encoding glycine, alanine and asparagine-rich protein-like yields MPYQFGIRDSGRGIVIVIGDHDRPQDPEPTLHELGGNMRDLGAKLDRVLGQVSTINNRLDTHDRRIARTEKFQAGEDFNDGYVEETPRHERVGGGDFGGGGGFGGGPGGGGYGGPYGGGFGGGDFGGGFDGGGYGAGNPATSGTAVRMAAAAAAVIGLAAASTATSGITVTFVAAATTMVRVDFTTGAATMAGATHDRPSSPSPATTASLIHSQG; encoded by the coding sequence ATGCCATATCAATTTGGTATCAGGGACAGCGGCAGGggcatcgtcatcgtcatcggcgACCATGACCGACCCCAGGATCCTGAGCCCACGCTTCATGAACTGGGCGGCAACATGCGGGACCTTGGCGCCAAGCTGGATCGCGTGCTCGGCCAAGTCTCCACCATCAACAACCGGCTGGACACCCATGACCGGCGCATTGCCCGCACGGAGAAGTTCCAGGCCGGCGAGGATTTCAACGATGGCTACGTGGAGGAAACACCGCGGCAtgagcgcgtcggcggcggggattttggcggcggcggtggatttGGTGGTGGCCCTGGCGGTGGTGGATATGGAGGGCCCTACGGCGGCGGGTTTGGCGGCGGTGATTTTGGTGGCGGCTTCGACGGCGGCGGATATGGCGCGGGTAACCCCGCGACCAGCGGGACCGCCGTGCGtatggcggctgcggcggcggcggtgattgGTTTGGCGGCGGCTTCCACCGCGACCAGCGGGATCACCGTGACCTTCGTGGCGGCAGCCACAACTATGGTGCGGGTGGATTTTACCACCGGGGCGGCGACGATGGCTGGCGCCACCCACGACCGCCCAAGCTCTCCTTCCCCCGCTACGACGGCGAGTCTGATCCACTCACAAGGCTGA